A region of Streptomyces sp. NBC_01750 DNA encodes the following proteins:
- a CDS encoding ester cyclase — MSSQITAVRRMVEAYNTGSTDDVAEYIHPDYLNPATMEHMDLRGPDSFAMAVKWLRMTFSDEARLEEVKMEERGDWVRAYLVLYGRHVGDLVGMAATGRVFSGEQIHLIRFVDGKIRDHRDWPDYQGTYRQLGSPWPEATGWRA; from the coding sequence ATGAGCAGCCAGATCACCGCCGTACGCCGCATGGTGGAGGCGTACAACACCGGTAGCACCGACGACGTCGCGGAGTACATACACCCGGACTACCTCAACCCGGCCACCATGGAGCACATGGATCTGCGGGGCCCGGACTCCTTCGCCATGGCGGTGAAGTGGCTGCGGATGACGTTCTCCGATGAGGCGCGGCTCGAAGAGGTGAAGATGGAGGAGCGCGGCGACTGGGTGCGCGCCTATCTGGTGCTCTACGGCCGCCACGTCGGCGACCTCGTCGGCATGGCGGCGACCGGGAGGGTCTTCTCCGGCGAGCAGATCCATCTGATCCGCTTCGTTGACGGCAAGATCCGCGACCACCGCGACTGGCCCGACTACCAGGGCACCTACCGGCAGCTCGGCTCCCCGTGGCCCGAGGCCACAGGCTGGCGGGCCTGA
- a CDS encoding SDR family NAD(P)-dependent oxidoreductase has protein sequence MANSTGPASPKDSTGKGVVVTGGGTGIGRATARAFADDGAQVLVVGRSEGPLKETAEGYDGIRVLAADIHDHDAPQTIVSTVLDAFGRLDVLVNNAAVTGFASLDGLDRASVRAQLGTNLIAPLFLTQQALDALEATGGTVVNVSSAGSLGRRAWPENSVYGMAKVALDFLTRTWAVELAPRGIRSVGIAPGVVDTGVGVRAGMPAEAYEAFLAQMAERIPAGRVGRPEDIAWWIVQLTRPEAAYANGTVLAVDGALSVT, from the coding sequence ATGGCGAACTCCACGGGCCCAGCAAGCCCCAAGGACTCCACAGGGAAGGGTGTCGTCGTCACGGGCGGCGGCACCGGCATCGGGCGGGCGACGGCGCGCGCCTTCGCCGACGACGGCGCGCAGGTGCTGGTCGTCGGCCGTTCGGAGGGACCTCTCAAGGAGACCGCCGAGGGGTATGACGGCATCCGGGTGCTGGCGGCGGACATCCACGACCACGACGCGCCGCAGACCATTGTCTCCACCGTGCTGGACGCGTTCGGCAGGCTCGACGTGCTGGTCAACAACGCGGCAGTCACCGGATTCGCCTCGCTGGACGGCCTGGACCGCGCCTCGGTCCGCGCCCAGCTGGGGACGAACCTGATCGCGCCGCTCTTCCTGACGCAGCAGGCGCTGGACGCCCTGGAGGCCACCGGGGGCACCGTGGTGAACGTCAGCTCGGCGGGCTCGCTCGGCCGCCGGGCCTGGCCGGAGAACTCCGTGTACGGCATGGCCAAGGTGGCACTCGACTTCCTCACCCGCACATGGGCCGTGGAGCTCGCGCCGCGCGGCATCCGCTCGGTCGGCATCGCCCCCGGCGTGGTCGACACGGGCGTCGGCGTACGGGCCGGAATGCCCGCCGAGGCGTACGAGGCGTTCCTGGCCCAGATGGCGGAGCGGATCCCGGCGGGCCGGGTCGGCCGCCCCGAGGACATCGCGTGGTGGATCGTCCAGCTGACGCGGCCCGAAGCCGCGTACGCCAACGGCACGGTCCTCGCGGTGGACGGCGCGCTCTCGGTGACCTGA
- a CDS encoding class I SAM-dependent methyltransferase — MNTAATATTAADTYKTKVTAAFNGAAATYDRLGVEFFTPMGRRLVELAAPQPAERLLDVGCGLGATLLPAATRIGPAGHALGIDIAEAMIEEAGREAERQSITNVELRVMDGEHPDLPARSFDLVLGSYSVIFLPDARAALARYAELLRDGGRIAFTSPVFTRDTFPFLPPLFTEWIPLSLLSHLPESWHPEQLHRQLHSWLEDPADLEAALAKAGFTDVRIVDEPVRMTAASGEDWVNWSHTQGMRLLWQHLPQDEAAALRERLIGELDALRDGDGPVEIEVPVRYVTAKAAR, encoded by the coding sequence GTGAACACCGCCGCCACAGCCACCACCGCAGCCGACACCTACAAGACGAAAGTCACCGCCGCCTTCAACGGAGCGGCGGCGACCTACGACCGGCTGGGGGTCGAGTTCTTCACACCGATGGGCCGCCGGCTCGTCGAGCTTGCCGCGCCGCAGCCGGCGGAGCGGCTGCTCGACGTCGGCTGCGGCCTGGGCGCGACCCTGCTGCCCGCGGCCACCCGGATCGGTCCGGCCGGCCACGCGCTGGGCATCGACATCGCCGAGGCAATGATCGAGGAAGCCGGCCGCGAAGCCGAGCGGCAGTCCATCACCAACGTCGAACTGCGGGTGATGGACGGCGAGCACCCCGACCTGCCCGCCCGCTCCTTCGATCTGGTGCTCGGCAGCTACAGCGTGATCTTCCTTCCCGATGCCCGCGCCGCGCTCGCCCGCTATGCCGAGCTGCTGCGCGACGGCGGCAGGATCGCCTTCACCAGCCCGGTGTTCACCCGCGACACCTTCCCCTTCCTGCCGCCGCTGTTCACCGAGTGGATCCCGCTCTCGCTGCTCAGCCACCTCCCCGAGTCCTGGCATCCCGAGCAGCTCCACCGCCAGCTGCACTCCTGGCTGGAGGACCCGGCGGACCTCGAAGCGGCCCTGGCGAAGGCCGGGTTCACCGACGTGCGGATCGTGGACGAGCCGGTCCGGATGACCGCGGCGTCCGGCGAGGACTGGGTCAACTGGTCGCACACCCAGGGCATGCGGCTGCTGTGGCAGCACCTGCCGCAGGACGAGGCGGCGGCGCTGCGCGAGCGGCTGATCGGCGAGCTCGACGCGCTGCGGGACGGCGACGGACCGGTGGAGATCGAGGTGCCGGTGCGGTACGTCACCGCCAAGGCCGCCCGCTGA
- a CDS encoding NAD(P)H-binding protein, with the protein MILITGATGKVGREAVQQLVGLGRHVRALSRNPEEAGLPDGVEVVAGSPADPDSLALAFQGVEAALVVLSGDVAGQAANVAAAAEEAGARIVLLSSGSLLHPLPHGIADEHRAAEKAFQRAGVPWTFLRPGPFHANTSWWISTVREKNAVRCWVGNNPGAPIDEYDIASSAVAVLTGEGHTGKAYLLTGPETLSSEEQARILGEVLGRKLDFTVAPADEVVAVFTGITGDREAAVGNVAALHSAEVPWAKPTTAVYDLTGREPRPYREWAADNAALFG; encoded by the coding sequence ATGATTCTGATCACCGGAGCAACCGGCAAGGTCGGCCGCGAGGCCGTTCAGCAGCTGGTCGGGCTGGGTCGGCACGTACGCGCGCTGAGCCGCAACCCGGAGGAGGCGGGCCTGCCGGACGGCGTCGAGGTGGTCGCAGGCAGCCCTGCCGACCCCGATTCGCTGGCCCTCGCCTTCCAGGGCGTGGAGGCGGCGCTGGTCGTGCTCTCCGGCGACGTGGCGGGCCAGGCCGCGAATGTCGCGGCGGCAGCGGAGGAGGCGGGCGCGCGCATCGTCCTGCTCTCCTCCGGCAGCCTGCTGCACCCGCTGCCGCACGGCATCGCGGACGAGCACCGTGCCGCCGAGAAGGCGTTCCAGAGGGCCGGCGTCCCGTGGACCTTCCTGCGTCCGGGGCCGTTCCACGCCAACACCTCGTGGTGGATCAGCACGGTCCGTGAGAAGAACGCGGTGCGCTGCTGGGTCGGCAACAACCCGGGCGCGCCCATCGACGAGTACGACATCGCTTCGTCCGCCGTCGCCGTGCTGACCGGGGAGGGGCACACGGGGAAGGCGTATCTGCTGACCGGGCCCGAGACCCTCAGCTCCGAGGAGCAGGCCCGGATCCTGGGCGAAGTGCTGGGCCGCAAGCTGGACTTCACGGTGGCCCCGGCCGACGAGGTGGTGGCGGTGTTCACCGGCATCACCGGCGACCGGGAGGCGGCAGTGGGCAATGTCGCCGCACTGCACAGTGCCGAGGTGCCGTGGGCCAAGCCCACGACCGCGGTGTACGACCTGACGGGACGCGAGCCGCGTCCGTACCGCGAGTGGGCCGCCGACAACGCGGCGCTGTTCGGCTGA